The following coding sequences lie in one Raphanus sativus cultivar WK10039 unplaced genomic scaffold, ASM80110v3 Scaffold3757, whole genome shotgun sequence genomic window:
- the LOC108852661 gene encoding profilin-4: protein MSWQTYVDEHLMCDVGDGQGHHLTAAAIVGHDGSVWAQSANFPQFKAQEFTGIMKDFDEPGHLAPTGLFLAGAKYMVIQGEPGAVIRGKKGAGGITIKKTGQSCVFGIYEEPVTPGQCNMVVERLGDYLLEQDL from the exons ATGTCGTGGCAAACTTACGTTGATGAGCATTTGATGTGTGATGTTGGTGATGGTCAGGGTCATCACCTAACCGCTGCAGCAATCGTTGGTCATGACGGTAGCGTTTGGGCTCAGAGCGCCAACTTCCCTCAG TTCAAGGCACAAGAGTTCACTGGTATAATGAAGGATTTTGATGAACCGGGTCACTTAGCGCCCACAGGGTTATTTCTAGCAGGAGCCAAGTACATGGTGATCCAAGGCGAGCCTGGCGCTGTTATCCGTGGAAAGAAG GGAGCGGGAGGCATAACCATAAAGAAAACAGGACAGTCATGTGTGTTTGGGATCTATGAAGAACCCGTGACACCAGGACAGTGCAACATGGTCGTCGAGAGGCTGGGTGATTACCTCCTCGAACAAGATCTCTAA